The Thermodesulfobium sp. 4217-1 genome has a segment encoding these proteins:
- a CDS encoding histidine kinase dimerization/phosphoacceptor domain -containing protein yields MISGEKWRFKFISHIFNADVFLVNILEKNNFSVESVLSNKEKTTISKKFLDFIKKNQNKDYKLPFFYKEKGHVFFEEYYYLDHHTYIMLKCNVKNIPNFKQFNDFKNTLILGSLNANPCKDLFSSTISIEDGIIILDENSNELYASSNARLIYTKATNTTEFSKGDTWKEFFSKNKFMHPTIFSKTLKNENFMAQLSFFPLYKENILKYFIVIVRDLSKNLQLEIEKEKQINTMKEIHHMIKNNLQIIKSIVNIKSRRLSDKELIEDISIKLECLARVHEQLINVSEELSLRELLESLFKILVSSGKERLYIYGDLLGEYQKMLLLILALIELLQNSIKHAFVADERSKIFISIINKTDLVRITYLDFGDFKTEGSSKGYGSDLVKSLLVDGLNASYKRLPTINGTLFEIILQKF; encoded by the coding sequence ATGATCTCTGGTGAGAAATGGCGATTTAAATTTATATCACATATATTTAACGCCGATGTTTTTTTGGTAAATATTTTAGAAAAAAATAACTTTAGTGTTGAGTCAGTATTATCTAATAAAGAAAAAACAACAATATCAAAAAAATTTTTAGATTTTATAAAAAAAAACCAAAACAAAGACTATAAATTGCCCTTTTTCTACAAAGAGAAAGGGCACGTGTTTTTCGAAGAGTATTATTATTTAGATCATCATACATACATAATGCTTAAGTGCAATGTTAAAAACATACCAAATTTTAAACAATTTAATGACTTTAAAAACACTTTAATTCTTGGCTCCCTAAACGCCAATCCGTGTAAAGATCTTTTTTCAAGCACTATCTCAATTGAAGATGGAATTATTATTTTAGATGAAAATTCAAATGAGCTTTATGCATCCTCTAATGCGAGACTTATTTATACCAAGGCTACAAACACTACTGAATTCTCTAAGGGTGATACATGGAAAGAGTTCTTTTCAAAAAACAAATTTATGCATCCTACTATTTTTTCAAAAACTTTAAAAAATGAAAATTTTATGGCCCAGCTATCTTTCTTCCCACTGTATAAAGAAAATATCTTGAAATATTTCATAGTAATTGTAAGAGACCTTTCGAAAAATTTACAGCTTGAAATAGAAAAAGAAAAACAGATAAATACTATGAAGGAAATTCATCATATGATTAAAAATAATCTTCAAATTATCAAAAGTATTGTCAATATAAAGTCAAGAAGATTGTCTGATAAGGAATTAATAGAAGATATATCTATAAAGCTTGAATGTCTTGCAAGGGTGCACGAACAGCTGATAAATGTATCAGAAGAGCTCTCCCTCAGAGAATTATTAGAAAGTTTATTTAAGATTTTAGTTAGTTCTGGAAAAGAAAGACTATATATCTATGGAGATCTCTTAGGCGAATATCAAAAAATGTTGCTGTTAATACTTGCATTGATAGAATTGCTGCAAAACTCTATAAAACATGCCTTTGTAGCAGACGAAAGATCAAAGATATTTATTTCAATAATAAATAAAACTGACCTTGTTAGAATAACCTACCTTGATTTTGGAGATTTTAAAACTGAAGGATCTTCTAAGGGATATGGCAGCGACCTTGTAAAAAGCCTCCTGGTAGACGGTTTGAATGCCTCTTATAAAAGATTGCCGACTATTAATGGTACACTATTTGAGATTATTTTACAAAAATTTTGA
- a CDS encoding response regulator, which produces MASEMRQSSKNKNPIKVFIADDEFLIRLDMKEELDKEGFKVIGEAKDGAEALSEIRRLKPDVSIIDIMMPHLDGLRLAERLKNDDLGAIVFLTAYNNQDFIERASKIGAFSYLLKPYRIGELKSAILFAYERYNEAKKLKEINSSLEESLKAKNSLYRAKLFIMEQTKLSENEVHKRMQEYSMNNRISIGELSEIILKSKNIPKEIKNP; this is translated from the coding sequence GTGGCAAGCGAGATGAGGCAATCTTCCAAAAATAAAAATCCAATAAAAGTTTTTATTGCTGACGACGAGTTTTTGATTAGATTGGACATGAAAGAAGAGTTAGATAAAGAAGGATTTAAGGTCATTGGTGAGGCAAAAGACGGCGCTGAGGCTCTCTCTGAAATAAGAAGATTGAAACCTGATGTTAGCATTATCGATATTATGATGCCTCATTTGGATGGCCTTAGATTAGCTGAGAGGTTAAAAAACGATGACCTTGGAGCCATTGTTTTTTTGACTGCTTATAACAATCAGGATTTTATAGAGAGGGCATCAAAAATTGGTGCTTTTTCGTATTTATTGAAGCCCTATAGAATAGGCGAGCTAAAAAGCGCAATTCTCTTTGCTTATGAAAGATACAATGAGGCAAAAAAATTAAAAGAAATAAACAGCTCCCTTGAGGAATCTTTGAAAGCTAAGAATTCTCTTTATAGGGCTAAGCTATTTATAATGGAACAGACCAAATTAAGTGAGAATGAAGTTCATAAAAGAATGCAAGAATACTCTATGAATAATAGAATATCTATTGGAGAACTATCTGAAATAATTTTGAAATCAAAAAATATCCCCAAGGAAATTAAAAATCCTTAA